The Tenacibaculum jejuense genome includes a window with the following:
- a CDS encoding single-stranded DNA-binding protein → MAGTINKVILIGHLGDEVKMYRFDEGNAVGRFPLATNETYTNRQTGERVSNTDWHNVVVRNKLADLCEKYLSKGDKVYLEGRIKNRQYEVEGQKRYTTEIHVQEMTFLSTKKELGTPNEQPQPPVQNNNQSTSSEDDDLPF, encoded by the coding sequence ATGGCAGGAACAATAAATAAAGTAATACTTATTGGTCACTTAGGAGACGAAGTGAAGATGTACAGATTTGATGAAGGTAATGCTGTTGGGCGTTTTCCTTTAGCTACTAATGAAACGTATACAAATCGCCAAACTGGTGAAAGGGTTTCCAATACCGATTGGCATAACGTTGTTGTGAGAAATAAACTTGCAGATCTTTGTGAAAAATATTTGAGTAAAGGAGATAAAGTATATTTAGAAGGAAGGATAAAAAATCGTCAATACGAAGTTGAAGGACAAAAGAGATATACAACTGAAATTCATGTCCAAGAGATGACTTTTTTAAGTACTAAAAAAGAATTAGGTACTCCTAATGAACAACCTCAACCACCTGTACAAAACAATAATCAAAGTACTTCAAGTGAAGATGATGATTTACCATTCTAG
- the mutY gene encoding A/G-specific adenine glycosylase has translation MKFSKELIDWYLKNNRELPWRKTKNPYYIWLSEIMLQQTRVAQGLPYYLKFTEAFPTVFDLANADEEYVLKLWQGLGYYSRARNLHFTAKHIANNLDGEFPKTYKELLKLKGVGDYTASAIASICYNEPTAVVDGNVYRVLSRYYGIDTAINSTKGVKDFKELAQQVIDADRIGIYNQAIMDFGAIQCKPKSPDCTVCPLNTSCVALEKDKVNILPVKEKKLKVKKRFFNYLVLNTDNKTILKKREGKGIWEGLFEFPLVETSKSIEVEELITNIDFLGFFPKDVKIKLFNAKDIVHKLSHQHLHTKFWIIDSETTTEQIINWSNVETYPVPILIHKFLNEYKISKN, from the coding sequence ATGAAATTTAGTAAGGAGCTGATAGACTGGTATTTAAAAAACAATAGAGAATTGCCATGGAGAAAAACCAAAAACCCATATTACATTTGGTTAAGTGAAATCATGTTGCAGCAAACTAGAGTTGCGCAAGGTTTACCATATTATTTAAAGTTTACAGAGGCTTTTCCTACCGTTTTCGACTTGGCAAATGCAGATGAAGAATATGTATTAAAGTTATGGCAAGGATTAGGATACTATTCAAGAGCCAGGAATTTACATTTTACGGCAAAACATATTGCAAATAATTTAGATGGAGAATTCCCAAAAACATATAAAGAACTATTAAAGTTGAAAGGAGTTGGTGATTATACAGCTTCTGCAATAGCTTCAATTTGTTATAATGAGCCTACTGCCGTAGTAGATGGAAATGTGTACAGAGTACTTTCTAGATATTATGGTATAGATACAGCAATAAATTCTACCAAAGGAGTTAAAGATTTTAAAGAGTTAGCCCAACAAGTTATAGATGCTGATAGAATAGGGATTTATAATCAGGCAATAATGGATTTTGGAGCAATTCAATGTAAGCCTAAAAGTCCAGATTGTACAGTTTGTCCTTTAAACACTAGCTGTGTAGCTCTAGAAAAAGATAAGGTTAATATTCTTCCTGTTAAAGAGAAAAAGCTAAAAGTTAAAAAACGATTTTTTAATTATCTCGTTTTGAATACAGACAATAAAACCATCTTGAAAAAAAGAGAAGGTAAAGGAATTTGGGAAGGTTTGTTTGAATTTCCTTTAGTTGAAACTTCAAAAAGTATTGAAGTAGAAGAGTTAATAACTAATATAGATTTTTTAGGCTTTTTTCCAAAGGATGTAAAAATTAAGCTGTTTAATGCTAAAGATATTGTACATAAATTATCGCATCAACATTTACATACAAAATTCTGGATTATTGATAGTGAAACTACAACTGAACAGATTATAAATTGGAGTAATGTTGAAACTTATCCAGTTCCAATTTTGATCCATAAATTTTTAAATGAATACAAAATAAGCAAAAACTAA
- a CDS encoding HU family DNA-binding protein gives MTKADIVSKISDKTGIEKADVLATVEAFMSEVKDSLESGDNVYLRGFGSFIIKTRAEKTGRNISKNTTIKIPAHNIPAFKPAKTFTEGVKAKVAVK, from the coding sequence ATGACAAAAGCAGATATCGTATCGAAGATTTCAGACAAGACAGGGATAGAGAAGGCAGATGTATTAGCGACTGTAGAGGCATTTATGTCTGAGGTTAAAGATTCTTTAGAGAGTGGAGATAATGTATATTTAAGAGGTTTTGGAAGCTTTATCATCAAAACAAGAGCTGAAAAAACAGGTAGAAATATTTCTAAAAACACTACAATTAAAATTCCTGCACACAACATTCCAGCTTTCAAGCCTGCTAAGACTTTCACAGAAGGTGTAAAAGCTAAAGTTGCAGTAAAATAA
- a CDS encoding Rne/Rng family ribonuclease — translation MKTELIIRSNSSDIDFALLRDGRLIELNKETSDNKFSVGDIFLAKIGKVMTGLNAAFVNVGYPKDGFLHYHDLGPQVQSLNKFIKKVSTGKFKEFTLKNFRFEDDIDKDGGINNVLKSGQNLLVQIVKEPISTKGPRISSELSIAGRYLVLVPFSNRVSVSQKITDNKEKERLKKLAKSIKPKGFGLILRTVAEGKKVAELDKDLQNSLNRWKSLCKRIPNTNTPTKVLSELDRASSILRDVMNDSFTSIVTNDESLMLEIKEYLQEISPEKENIVKLHRSNIPIFEKYGIERQIKTSFGRTVSMSKGAYLVIEHTEALHVIDVNSGNRSNKAKNQEETALEVNLIAATEIARQLQLRDMGGIIVVDFIDMKSAENRQKLFQHFREVMALDRTKHKILPPSKFGLVQITRQRVRPELEIKTREPNPNKNGEVEAPIVLIDKIEAELDKIVNSQTEYKEITLNVHPFIYAYLTKGLLKSIRFNWLLRHKKWIKIIPRDAYQYLQYHFSYKKKNK, via the coding sequence ATGAAAACAGAATTAATTATTCGTTCCAATTCTTCTGATATTGATTTTGCCTTATTAAGAGATGGTAGACTTATTGAGTTGAATAAAGAAACAAGCGATAACAAATTCTCTGTTGGAGATATTTTCCTTGCTAAAATAGGGAAAGTGATGACAGGTTTAAACGCTGCTTTCGTTAATGTTGGTTATCCTAAAGATGGTTTTTTACACTATCATGATTTAGGCCCACAAGTTCAATCATTAAATAAGTTTATTAAAAAAGTAAGCACAGGTAAATTTAAAGAGTTCACTTTAAAAAACTTCCGCTTTGAAGATGATATCGACAAAGATGGAGGCATTAACAATGTACTAAAATCAGGTCAAAATTTATTAGTACAAATTGTAAAAGAACCAATATCTACTAAAGGCCCAAGGATAAGTTCTGAGTTATCGATTGCCGGTAGATATTTAGTATTAGTCCCTTTTTCTAACAGAGTATCAGTATCTCAAAAAATTACTGATAATAAAGAAAAAGAGCGTTTAAAAAAGCTAGCAAAAAGTATTAAACCAAAAGGGTTTGGACTTATTTTGCGTACTGTTGCTGAAGGTAAAAAAGTAGCAGAGCTTGATAAAGATTTACAAAATTCACTTAACCGATGGAAATCTCTGTGTAAGAGAATTCCAAACACAAACACACCAACAAAAGTTTTAAGTGAATTAGACAGAGCATCTTCTATATTAAGAGATGTTATGAATGATTCTTTTACAAGTATTGTAACAAACGATGAGAGTTTAATGTTGGAAATTAAGGAGTATTTACAAGAAATATCTCCTGAAAAAGAAAACATTGTAAAGCTCCATAGATCTAACATTCCAATATTCGAAAAGTACGGTATTGAACGCCAAATTAAAACTTCCTTCGGTAGAACCGTATCTATGAGTAAAGGTGCCTATTTAGTTATTGAACATACAGAAGCACTGCATGTAATTGACGTAAATAGTGGAAACCGCTCGAATAAAGCAAAAAATCAAGAAGAAACTGCTTTAGAAGTGAACTTAATTGCTGCTACAGAAATAGCTAGACAATTACAACTTCGCGATATGGGAGGAATTATTGTTGTTGATTTTATTGATATGAAGTCTGCTGAAAATAGACAGAAATTATTTCAACACTTTAGAGAAGTTATGGCTTTGGATAGAACAAAGCATAAAATATTACCTCCAAGTAAATTTGGACTTGTTCAAATTACTAGACAACGAGTTAGACCTGAACTCGAAATTAAAACTCGTGAACCAAATCCTAATAAAAATGGAGAAGTTGAAGCTCCAATCGTTTTAATTGATAAAATTGAAGCTGAATTAGATAAAATAGTTAATAGCCAAACAGAATACAAAGAGATCACTTTAAATGTGCATCCATTCATTTACGCCTACTTAACTAAAGGTTTATTAAAATCTATTCGCTTTAACTGGCTTTTGAGACACAAAAAATGGATTAAAATTATACCTAGAGATGCGTATCAGTATTTACAATACCATTTCTCTTACAAGAAAAAAAATAAATAA
- a CDS encoding patatin-like phospholipase family protein has translation MKKLLLTLILPLLIYGQEQPKVGLVLSGGGAKGFAHIGVLKELDNLGIQIDYIGGTSMGAIIGGMYASGYSPEQIERIITDIDFLSVIQDNISREDKSYFEKAFLEKTAVSLPIKNGSIGLPLGLSKGQNVLNFLTELLAPVDAVDDFSKLPIPFFCVATDTETGEEVVLEKGSLPLALRASASFPSLLNPVEVENRLLMDGGVANNFPVDRMQEKGLDIIIGVNVQGTLLKREELSSVASLLSQIVNFQMYKKSAKQVKRLDIHIHPNINEYTVVSFDKKGEIVNEGVKSVKPYLKVLKELAKRQVNKKVRKEITYKEKQFLIDRIILKGNKYYTQDYILGKLRLKEGDSVSYRDISKKVNTLTASKNFQRIDYTLKKSFKGKKLEVVVKENDIKSFLSLGVHYDLLYKTGVLLNYNQKKILSSNDEISLDVVVGDDIRYDFQYFIDNGFLLSYGVSSRFNSFETDVLFNENNLNKINVDYRDFTNRIFGQTILNKRTAFGIGLEFKNLKISSDTFLTNNEETVFDSSNYVSSFAFLNIDTYNKSMFPTKGFLVNANFKWFMWSNRDNSLNDFANGSVGFNQYSQVDALFSFAKTFWEKFTFLNSYQFGATLGEEDSEIFDYRVGGYNQNYINNFIPFYGYDISSLTDQSFLKSEFHLRYQPFKKNYISFIANYGRVAKNVFRRGELLKDTKSGYGVGYGLETIIGPIELKYTWSPDHNDKFLLFNLGFWF, from the coding sequence ATGAAAAAACTACTACTAACATTAATTTTACCATTACTTATTTATGGTCAAGAGCAACCAAAAGTTGGACTAGTTCTCAGTGGAGGAGGAGCAAAAGGTTTTGCTCATATTGGAGTACTAAAAGAGTTAGATAATCTGGGTATCCAAATAGATTATATAGGAGGAACAAGCATGGGAGCCATTATTGGTGGAATGTATGCTTCTGGCTATAGTCCAGAGCAGATAGAACGTATTATTACTGATATCGATTTTTTATCTGTAATTCAAGATAATATATCAAGAGAAGATAAATCATATTTTGAAAAAGCTTTTTTAGAAAAAACTGCTGTAAGCTTACCTATAAAAAACGGAAGTATCGGTTTGCCTTTAGGATTATCTAAGGGTCAAAATGTATTAAACTTTCTTACAGAACTTTTAGCTCCAGTAGATGCTGTAGATGATTTTTCTAAATTACCAATTCCTTTTTTCTGTGTTGCAACAGATACAGAAACAGGAGAAGAGGTTGTTTTAGAAAAAGGATCACTTCCTTTAGCTTTAAGAGCAAGTGCTTCGTTTCCGTCGCTTTTAAACCCTGTTGAAGTTGAAAACCGATTGTTGATGGATGGTGGTGTGGCAAATAATTTTCCTGTGGATAGAATGCAGGAAAAAGGACTAGATATTATTATTGGAGTTAATGTTCAGGGAACTTTATTAAAACGAGAAGAATTATCTTCTGTAGCTTCTTTATTAAGTCAGATTGTAAATTTTCAGATGTATAAGAAGTCAGCCAAACAAGTGAAAAGGCTAGACATTCATATTCATCCTAACATAAATGAATACACAGTCGTATCGTTTGATAAAAAAGGAGAAATTGTAAATGAGGGTGTGAAATCTGTAAAGCCTTATCTTAAAGTCCTTAAAGAGTTAGCTAAACGACAAGTAAACAAAAAAGTAAGGAAAGAAATTACTTATAAAGAAAAACAATTTTTAATAGATAGGATTATTCTTAAAGGAAATAAATACTATACACAAGATTATATTTTAGGAAAGTTGCGCTTAAAGGAAGGAGATTCTGTTTCTTACAGAGACATTTCCAAAAAAGTGAATACACTTACAGCATCAAAAAACTTTCAACGAATAGATTATACATTAAAAAAATCCTTTAAAGGAAAAAAATTAGAAGTAGTTGTAAAAGAAAATGATATTAAGAGTTTTTTAAGCTTAGGTGTACACTACGATCTGTTGTATAAAACAGGAGTTCTTTTAAATTATAATCAGAAAAAAATACTATCATCAAATGACGAAATTTCTTTAGATGTTGTTGTCGGTGATGACATTCGTTACGATTTTCAATACTTTATAGATAACGGTTTTTTACTAAGTTATGGTGTTTCTTCTAGATTTAATTCTTTTGAAACAGATGTGCTTTTCAACGAGAATAATTTGAATAAAATCAATGTAGATTATAGAGATTTTACCAATCGAATTTTCGGTCAAACTATTTTAAATAAAAGAACAGCTTTTGGAATAGGATTAGAGTTTAAAAATTTAAAAATATCTTCAGATACTTTTTTAACAAATAATGAAGAAACAGTATTTGATAGTAGTAATTATGTGAGTTCTTTTGCCTTTCTGAATATAGATACTTACAATAAAAGTATGTTTCCTACAAAAGGGTTTTTGGTAAATGCAAACTTCAAATGGTTTATGTGGTCAAACAGAGATAATAGTCTTAACGATTTTGCAAACGGAAGTGTAGGGTTTAACCAATATTCACAAGTTGATGCGTTGTTTAGTTTTGCAAAAACATTTTGGGAAAAATTTACTTTTTTAAATTCATATCAATTTGGAGCTACATTGGGTGAAGAAGATTCAGAAATTTTCGATTATCGTGTCGGAGGATATAACCAAAATTATATTAATAATTTTATTCCTTTTTACGGTTATGATATTTCTTCATTAACAGATCAGTCGTTCTTAAAATCAGAATTTCATCTACGATACCAGCCTTTTAAGAAGAATTACATCAGTTTTATTGCAAATTATGGTAGAGTAGCAAAAAATGTTTTTAGAAGAGGAGAACTCTTAAAAGACACCAAATCAGGGTATGGTGTAGGTTATGGTTTAGAAACAATAATCGGACCGATTGAATTAAAGTATACATGGTCGCCAGATCACAATGATAAATTTTTACTATTTAATCTAGGTTTTTGGTTTTAA
- the uvrC gene encoding excinuclease ABC subunit UvrC codes for MPTDLELQIKTLPNSPGVYQYFDKEDTIIYVGKAKNLKKRVSSYFTKNHEYGKTRVLVKKIVKIEHIVVDTETDALLLENNLIKKYQPRYNVLLKDDKSYPWICIKKERFPRIFITRRVIKDGSEYFGPYTSVKTVHNLLDLIKQLYPLRTCNYDLSEPKIQSGKYKVCLEYHLKNCKGPCEAYQDEDSYVSNVRAIRNIIKGNFKESLESLHNIMMDYAADMNFEEAQRIKDKLDSLKNYQAKSTIVNPSINNVDVFSIISDETHGYANFFKIMNGAIVQSYTTEIKKKLDESDKELLELFIVETRQRFNSLSREVYVPFELDLGEKIKVTVPKLGDKKRIVDLSLRNAKYYRQEQFKQIKIVDPDRHTKRIMAQMQKDLRLSQEPRHIECFDNSNIQGTNPVAACVVFKDGKPSKKDYRHFNIKTVEGPDDFASMEEVVFRRYKRLLEEDKPLPQLIVIDGGKGQLSSALKSLDVLGLRGKIAIIGIAKRLEEIYYPGDSVPLYLDKKSESLKIIQYLRNEAHRFGITFHRNKRSKSAIQSELEQIPDVGKQTITNLLRKFKSAKRVKSATLEELIEVVGNARAKKVFDYFNTEKLK; via the coding sequence ATGCCAACAGACTTAGAACTACAAATAAAAACGCTACCCAATTCACCAGGAGTTTATCAATATTTTGATAAAGAAGACACTATTATTTATGTTGGTAAAGCAAAGAATTTAAAGAAACGAGTTTCTTCATATTTTACCAAAAACCATGAGTACGGAAAAACCAGAGTTTTAGTAAAAAAAATAGTGAAGATCGAGCATATTGTCGTCGATACAGAAACAGATGCTTTATTATTAGAGAATAACTTAATAAAGAAATACCAACCACGGTATAACGTGTTGTTAAAAGATGACAAATCGTATCCTTGGATTTGTATTAAAAAAGAACGTTTCCCTAGAATATTCATAACAAGAAGAGTTATTAAAGATGGGTCAGAATATTTTGGTCCGTACACAAGTGTAAAAACAGTACATAACTTACTAGATTTAATAAAACAGTTATATCCTCTTCGTACCTGTAATTACGATCTTAGTGAACCCAAAATACAATCAGGAAAATACAAAGTTTGTTTAGAGTATCATCTTAAAAACTGTAAAGGACCTTGTGAAGCTTATCAAGATGAAGACTCTTATGTTAGTAATGTTAGAGCGATAAGAAATATTATTAAAGGAAATTTTAAAGAAAGTCTTGAAAGTTTGCATAATATTATGATGGATTATGCTGCTGATATGAATTTTGAAGAAGCACAACGTATTAAAGATAAATTAGATTCATTAAAGAATTATCAAGCAAAGTCAACCATTGTAAATCCGAGTATCAATAATGTTGATGTTTTTTCAATTATCTCAGATGAAACTCATGGTTATGCGAATTTCTTTAAAATAATGAATGGTGCGATTGTGCAATCGTATACAACAGAAATCAAGAAAAAGTTAGATGAATCCGATAAAGAACTATTAGAACTTTTTATTGTAGAAACTCGACAGCGATTTAATTCATTATCAAGAGAAGTTTATGTTCCGTTTGAACTCGATTTAGGTGAGAAGATTAAGGTTACTGTACCTAAATTAGGAGACAAAAAGAGAATTGTAGATTTATCATTACGTAATGCAAAATATTACAGACAAGAACAATTCAAACAAATAAAAATTGTAGATCCAGATCGCCATACCAAAAGAATTATGGCACAAATGCAAAAAGATTTACGTTTAAGTCAAGAACCAAGACATATAGAATGTTTTGATAACTCGAATATTCAAGGAACAAACCCTGTAGCAGCTTGTGTAGTTTTTAAAGATGGAAAACCAAGTAAGAAAGATTACCGTCATTTTAATATCAAAACTGTCGAAGGACCAGATGATTTTGCTTCTATGGAAGAAGTTGTTTTTAGAAGGTATAAAAGACTTTTAGAGGAAGATAAACCATTACCGCAATTAATTGTTATTGATGGGGGTAAAGGACAGTTATCATCTGCATTAAAAAGCTTAGATGTTTTAGGATTAAGAGGAAAAATTGCTATTATCGGAATTGCAAAGCGTTTAGAGGAAATTTATTATCCAGGAGATAGTGTTCCTTTGTATTTAGATAAGAAATCAGAATCTCTAAAAATTATTCAATACCTCCGTAACGAAGCCCATAGATTTGGAATCACTTTTCATAGAAATAAGAGGAGTAAGAGTGCAATTCAATCTGAATTAGAACAAATTCCTGATGTAGGTAAGCAAACCATAACCAATTTGCTTCGAAAATTTAAATCAGCAAAAAGAGTGAAAAGTGCTACATTAGAAGAGTTAATAGAAGTAGTTGGAAATGCTAGAGCAAAAAAGGTTTTCGACTATTTCAACACAGAAAAATTGAAATGA
- a CDS encoding sensor histidine kinase: MNKLRKTYRYALTSALYLTVISVVIAVFSYLSFFKSLGLVAIIIFGILLFTISFFVIQYRAEHFIYQRVKKLYQDISILDVQDLKRDKITTDIEDFTKTVQDYVEDKKEEIANLTERDSFRRDFLGNVAHELKTPLFTVQGYILTLIEGAANDKVIRDKYLERANKGVERLTSIVKDLDMIAKLETDGMKMKIEPFNIIELIQTVFDLFEMKAKKRNIQLVFDKVYDFPLFVKGDVERIEQVLINLIVNSIKYGKVDGITTASVESYNENKFVIKISDDGEGIKQEHIPRLFERFYRVDQSRSREQGGSGLGLSIVKHIIEAHNETILLKSTFGEGSEFSFTLEKAI; this comes from the coding sequence TTGAATAAATTAAGAAAAACATATCGATACGCGCTTACTTCTGCGCTATATTTAACAGTAATATCAGTTGTTATTGCTGTTTTTTCGTATTTGTCATTTTTTAAATCTTTAGGTTTAGTTGCAATAATAATTTTTGGGATTTTATTATTTACAATCTCATTTTTTGTAATTCAATATAGAGCAGAACATTTTATATATCAACGAGTTAAAAAGTTGTATCAAGATATTTCTATTTTAGATGTACAAGATTTAAAACGAGATAAAATTACAACTGATATAGAGGATTTTACGAAAACTGTTCAAGATTATGTAGAAGATAAAAAAGAAGAGATTGCTAACTTAACTGAAAGAGATTCATTTCGTAGAGATTTCTTAGGGAATGTTGCTCATGAATTAAAGACTCCTCTTTTTACTGTTCAAGGTTATATTTTAACTTTAATCGAAGGAGCTGCTAACGATAAAGTAATTCGAGACAAATATCTAGAAAGAGCAAATAAAGGTGTAGAGCGTTTAACTTCCATAGTGAAAGATTTGGATATGATTGCCAAATTAGAAACCGATGGAATGAAAATGAAAATAGAACCTTTTAATATTATCGAATTAATTCAAACAGTTTTCGATCTGTTCGAAATGAAAGCGAAAAAAAGAAATATTCAATTAGTTTTCGATAAGGTTTATGATTTTCCTCTTTTTGTAAAAGGAGATGTAGAACGAATAGAACAAGTTCTAATTAACTTAATTGTAAACTCTATCAAATATGGTAAAGTTGATGGAATTACTACTGCTAGTGTAGAGTCATACAATGAAAATAAGTTTGTGATTAAGATTTCAGACGACGGAGAAGGAATTAAACAAGAACATATTCCTAGATTGTTTGAGCGTTTCTATCGTGTAGATCAAAGTAGATCTAGAGAACAAGGAGGTTCTGGACTTGGACTTTCCATTGTAAAGCACATTATAGAAGCACATAACGAAACAATTTTACTAAAAAGTACTTTTGGCGAAGGTTCAGAGTTTTCTTTTACTTTAGAGAAAGCAATTTAA
- a CDS encoding response regulator transcription factor: MNTNDIKILLVDDEPDILEIVGYNLRSEGYQVFTATNGLEGVKIARKITPHLILLDIMMPEMDGIEACEKIRDIKPLENVIISFLTARGEDYSQVAGFDAGADDYITKPIKPKVLVSKVKSLLRRLKTDTVSEATTKIGDILINRDEYVVFKGEEKITLPRKEFELFSLLTSKPGKVFKRETILDSVWGNEVVVGGRTIDVHIRKLREKIGDHHFKTVKGVGYKFVLETDK, from the coding sequence ATGAATACTAACGATATTAAAATTTTATTAGTTGATGATGAACCAGATATTTTAGAGATTGTTGGATACAATCTAAGATCTGAAGGTTATCAAGTTTTTACAGCAACTAATGGATTGGAAGGGGTTAAAATCGCTAGAAAAATCACACCACATTTAATTTTATTAGACATAATGATGCCTGAAATGGATGGTATCGAAGCTTGTGAGAAAATTAGAGATATTAAACCTTTAGAGAATGTTATAATTTCTTTCTTAACAGCTCGTGGAGAAGATTATTCTCAAGTAGCTGGTTTTGATGCAGGCGCAGATGACTATATCACAAAACCTATTAAACCTAAAGTTTTAGTAAGTAAAGTGAAGTCATTATTAAGAAGACTTAAAACAGATACAGTTTCTGAAGCAACTACTAAGATAGGAGATATTTTAATCAATAGAGATGAGTATGTAGTGTTTAAGGGTGAAGAGAAAATCACATTGCCAAGAAAAGAGTTTGAATTGTTTTCATTGTTAACCTCTAAGCCAGGAAAAGTTTTTAAAAGAGAAACTATTTTAGACAGTGTTTGGGGTAACGAAGTAGTAGTCGGTGGTAGAACTATAGATGTTCATATTAGAAAATTAAGAGAAAAAATAGGAGACCATCATTTTAAAACAGTAAAAGGTGTTGGTTACAAATTTGTCTTAGAAACAGATAAATAA